The following proteins are encoded in a genomic region of Thermodesulfobacteriota bacterium:
- the treS gene encoding maltose alpha-D-glucosyltransferase: MSQNGTYLEDNPIWYKDAIIYELHVKAFYDSNGDGIGDFKGLTEKLDYLEDLGITALWLLPFYPSPLRDDGYDIADYMNVHSNYGTLRDFKEFLREAHRRGIRVITELVVNHTSDQHIWFQRSRRARPGSSWRNFYVWSDTPEKYKDARIIFKDFETSNWAWDPVAKAYFWHRFYSHQPDLNYDNPQVQRAVFRAMDHWLDMGVDGLRLDAVPYLFEREGTNCENLPETYEFLKKLRSYVDSKFKNRMLLAEANQWPEDAVAYFGGGDLCHMAFHFPLMPRMFMASWMEDRFPIIDILDQTPSIPESCQWALFLRNHDELTLEMVTDEERDYMYRVYAKDPSARINLGIRRRLAPLLGNHRRKTELMNILLFSMPGTPVIYYGDEIGMGDNYYLGDRNGVRTPMQWSADRNAGFSRANPQKLYLPIIIDPEYHYEAVNVENQQRNFSSLLWWMKRVIGMRKRFKAFGRGSIEFLNPSNPKVLAFIRGYEEENILVVVNLSRFSQVVELDLAKFSGYIPEEVFSGNRFPPIKKDYPYVLTLGFHDYFWFLLRKEQEVTKIRKREVIPEVSISGSTALVHSSRPGRNWDWVLQGKAKEQLEKDILPLYIQERRWFGGKARGIQGVKVIENIAVEKDSSGSRLLFLEVRYTEGTPDTYLLPLSFASGDEAEKLIKENSQGVITRIKWDKAEGIIYDSVYDEEFRMTLLSMIAKRHTAKASMGQLVAYTGKLFKNLDDEKGSISKKSQVFKAEQSNTSILYGNELFFKLYRRLDEGVNPDLEIERFLTERVSFPKVPPFAGTIEYRKPGSEPIILGILQGFVPNQGDAWRYSLDSLRGYFERLLSREKEIGELPKAPATLLDSTQQDVPVLVHELIGGVYLEMVRLLGKRTAELHLALSSDDTDPNFAPEPFSVLYQRSLYQSMQSLTKRVFGLLRKNLKNLPESLRENADFILGSERQIMDCFRSLFKKKISAVKIRIHGDYHLGQVLFTGNDFVIIDFEGEPARPLTERRLKRSPLRDVAGMIRSFHYAAYNSLLKPAVAIKYEDVQKLEPWALIWYKYIAGVFLHSYLETAKEAPFIPKDREELDVMLRAYLMEKAIYELGYELNNRPDWAVISMKGIRELLNTVES; the protein is encoded by the coding sequence ATGTCTCAGAACGGAACCTATCTTGAAGACAATCCTATATGGTATAAGGACGCCATAATTTACGAACTTCATGTGAAAGCGTTCTACGACAGCAACGGCGACGGAATAGGGGATTTCAAAGGACTAACCGAAAAGCTCGATTACCTGGAGGACCTGGGTATCACCGCTCTATGGCTTTTACCTTTTTATCCTTCGCCGCTAAGGGATGATGGCTACGATATAGCGGATTACATGAACGTTCATTCTAACTATGGGACGCTCAGAGATTTTAAGGAATTTCTGAGAGAGGCCCATAGAAGGGGAATCCGGGTTATTACCGAACTCGTCGTGAACCACACCTCGGACCAGCATATCTGGTTTCAGAGGTCGAGGAGGGCAAGGCCTGGTTCCTCCTGGAGAAATTTTTATGTCTGGAGTGATACGCCCGAAAAATATAAAGATGCTAGGATAATATTCAAGGATTTTGAGACATCAAACTGGGCCTGGGACCCGGTGGCCAAAGCCTACTTCTGGCACCGCTTTTACTCCCACCAGCCGGACCTTAACTACGATAACCCTCAGGTTCAGAGGGCCGTCTTCCGGGCTATGGACCATTGGCTGGACATGGGGGTAGACGGACTACGCCTGGATGCGGTTCCCTATCTATTCGAGAGGGAAGGGACGAATTGCGAGAACCTGCCTGAAACCTACGAGTTTTTGAAGAAGCTGAGGTCATACGTTGACAGCAAATTCAAGAATAGAATGCTGCTTGCCGAGGCCAACCAGTGGCCGGAGGACGCTGTGGCCTATTTCGGAGGAGGGGATTTATGCCACATGGCTTTTCATTTTCCCTTGATGCCTCGGATGTTCATGGCATCTTGGATGGAAGATAGATTCCCCATAATCGACATCCTGGACCAGACCCCTTCTATTCCGGAGAGCTGTCAATGGGCACTTTTTTTGCGTAACCACGATGAACTAACCCTGGAGATGGTGACCGACGAAGAGAGAGACTATATGTATAGAGTCTACGCCAAGGACCCGAGCGCCAGGATAAATCTGGGCATCCGCAGGCGCCTGGCTCCACTATTGGGAAACCACCGGAGAAAGACGGAGTTGATGAATATTCTCCTTTTTTCCATGCCCGGAACGCCGGTCATTTACTACGGAGACGAAATCGGAATGGGGGATAATTATTACCTTGGCGACAGAAACGGCGTTAGGACGCCGATGCAGTGGAGTGCAGACAGAAACGCCGGGTTCTCCCGGGCCAACCCCCAGAAGCTTTATCTTCCCATAATCATAGATCCGGAGTACCACTACGAGGCTGTTAACGTGGAGAACCAGCAGAGAAATTTCTCATCCCTTCTCTGGTGGATGAAGCGGGTTATAGGCATGAGGAAAAGATTCAAGGCCTTTGGCCGAGGCAGTATTGAGTTTCTAAATCCGAGCAATCCGAAGGTTCTCGCCTTTATACGCGGTTATGAAGAGGAGAACATACTGGTGGTGGTAAACCTCTCCCGCTTTTCTCAGGTAGTGGAACTCGACCTCGCCAAGTTTTCGGGATATATACCGGAGGAGGTCTTCAGCGGAAATAGATTTCCGCCGATAAAGAAGGATTATCCTTATGTCCTAACCCTGGGCTTTCATGATTATTTCTGGTTCCTGCTACGTAAGGAGCAGGAAGTAACTAAAATCAGGAAGAGGGAGGTTATACCCGAGGTGAGTATAAGCGGCTCTACGGCTTTAGTTCACAGCTCCAGACCCGGTAGAAATTGGGATTGGGTGCTCCAGGGAAAGGCCAAGGAGCAATTAGAGAAAGATATACTGCCTTTATACATACAGGAGCGCAGGTGGTTTGGCGGAAAGGCCCGGGGTATTCAGGGGGTTAAAGTAATCGAAAACATCGCTGTTGAGAAGGATTCCTCTGGCTCCCGCCTTCTTTTCCTCGAAGTCAGGTATACCGAGGGGACACCGGATACTTATCTTCTTCCACTCTCCTTTGCATCTGGAGACGAGGCAGAGAAGCTCATAAAGGAAAATTCTCAAGGGGTCATTACTCGAATAAAATGGGATAAGGCAGAGGGAATAATCTACGATAGTGTGTACGACGAGGAGTTTCGTATGACTCTCCTTTCGATGATAGCCAAGAGACATACGGCCAAGGCAAGCATGGGACAATTAGTTGCATATACCGGGAAGTTGTTCAAGAACTTGGACGATGAAAAAGGGTCAATCTCAAAAAAATCTCAGGTCTTCAAGGCGGAGCAAAGTAATACCTCAATCCTTTACGGAAACGAGCTTTTTTTCAAACTCTACCGACGACTGGATGAGGGAGTAAATCCGGATTTAGAAATTGAGAGATTTCTGACCGAGCGGGTGTCCTTTCCCAAGGTTCCGCCCTTTGCCGGCACTATAGAGTATAGAAAGCCGGGGTCGGAGCCAATAATCCTGGGCATCTTACAGGGCTTTGTCCCCAACCAGGGAGATGCCTGGAGATACAGCCTCGATTCTCTGAGAGGTTATTTCGAGAGATTGCTTTCCAGAGAAAAAGAGATCGGAGAGCTGCCTAAGGCCCCGGCCACTCTTTTGGATTCAACTCAACAGGATGTCCCCGTACTCGTTCATGAGCTAATAGGAGGAGTCTATCTGGAAATGGTCAGGCTCCTGGGGAAAAGGACTGCTGAGCTTCATCTGGCGCTTTCTTCCGATGACACAGACCCAAATTTTGCTCCGGAGCCTTTCTCAGTTTTATATCAGAGGTCGCTTTATCAGTCCATGCAGAGTCTTACCAAGAGGGTTTTTGGACTCCTCAGGAAAAATTTAAAGAACCTACCCGAGAGCCTGAGAGAAAATGCCGACTTTATATTAGGTTCGGAAAGGCAGATAATGGACTGCTTTAGGTCGCTTTTCAAGAAAAAGATATCGGCAGTAAAGATAAGAATCCATGGGGATTATCATCTGGGCCAGGTTCTCTTTACCGGAAACGATTTCGTAATAATCGATTTCGAGGGCGAGCCGGCAAGGCCGTTGACCGAGAGGAGACTGAAGAGGTCTCCGTTAAGAGATGTGGCCGGAATGATAAGGTCATTTCACTATGCGGCTTATAACTCTCTTCTAAAGCCGGCAGTGGCTATTAAATACGAAGATGTGCAAAAGTTAGAGCCCTGGGCCCTTATCTGGTATAAATACATAGCGGGGGTCTTTTTACACTCTTATCTAGAAACGGCTAAAGAGGCTCCCTTCATTCCCAAGGATAGAGAGGAGCTGGATGTGATGCTCCGGGCTTACCTTATGGAGAAGGCCATATACGAGCTTGGTTATGAGTTAAACAATCGCCCCGACTGGGCTGTGATTTCGATGAAAGGGATAAGGGAGTTGCTAAATACCGTTGAGAGTTAA